The segment TCCGCTATGCCAATTCAGCCTGGGCAGAGGTTCCGGGGATAGACGGGGCGTTTGTTGTGGGAGACCCGGAAAATGCCGACGTTTTCTATGCTTACAAGAAGAGTGAAGGAATAATGTACAAGAGTACCGACAAGGGGGCAACATTTTCTCAGGTAAGTACTCCAGGAAAAAGCAGTTTCAAGAAATTCCGGCTGATTCCCGGACGGGAAGGTCATATCTGGATTCCTCTGACAGAAAACGGGCTCTCAAGGTCAGTTGACGGAGGAGCTACTTTCACGAAAATTGAGAATGTCTCCTACTGTGAAGCTGTAGGTTTCGGTAAAGCGGCTGCGGGCGCCTCCTATCCTGCCATTTACATTTATGGAACAGTAAATTCTGTGGAAGGTGTTTTCCGGTCAACCGACGAGGGGGCGACCTGGACAAGGGTAAACGATGATAACCACGAGTACGGCGGCCTTGCCAATGGTGAATTTGTAATGGGAGACATGAACACTTTTGGTGTGGTTTACATGAGCACAGCCGGCCGTGGAATAGTGGTTGGCATTCCCTCAGGAGGTGTCGGCACCACCCCCAATACCGCCATCACAAAGATAAAAGACAGAGTTCGTCTGTCCTCAAACACTCTTTATTTCACCGGGATTAACAACAAGGAAAAGCTGAGTGTTTCCCTTTACGACCTCAGGGGACGGACGATAGTCAGCAAATCAATTGACCACTCTTCAATTCTTCCTCTGCGTAAGCTTACAAAGACAAACGGGATGTTTGTGGTGAAAGTAAGCGAGGGTGAGAAAGTGATTTTGAGGGAGAGGGTGAATTTGGTGAGGTGATGAATTCGGAAAAGGCCTGAACCACTGATTAAACTGATTGAGATGATTAAGATGATTAGGAGATAAGATTAAGGAATTTGTGGTATTATTTACCAATATTTTCCCCCAGTCAGTTAAATCAGGTTAATCAGTTTAATCATAGTTCAAGACTATTCTTAAACAGTTGTCTCCATTCACGGCAGTTAATATTTTCATTCAGACAATGCTATTCTCCCAAATATTATAGTCATTTTTCCGATTCAGCTAAACCAGAATAATCAGTTAAATCGCAGTTCCAGACTTTTCCGGAAACTGTCTGCACCACTGATTAACCTGATTGAGATGATTAAGATGATTAGGAGATAAGATTAAGAATTCAGAGTAAATTTACAATTGTTTTTTCGCCAATCAGCTAAACCAGGTTAATCAGTTTAACCATAGTTCAAGACTTTTCTTAAATCAGCTTAATCACAATTCAAGACACATCTTAATCAGAGGCCAAAATGATTAACGAAAACTACAAATACTCTGCTTTGACCGAAGCAATAATAGGGTGTGCCTTTGAAGTGCATAAAATATTGGGGAACGGTTTTCAGGAAGTAATCTACCAGAGAGCACTTGAAAATGAATTTGCTTTAAGGAATATTAAAGCAATAAGAGAATTAGAAATGGGTGTGTTTTATAAGGGAAAGTCAATCGGTACAAGGCGGGTTGATTTTCTGGTTGAAAATGTAATATCTGTGGAAATCAAGGCTGCAGTAAAACTCGAGGATGTCCACTTCGCACAAGCAATAAATTATCTGGAAGCGTATAATCTGGAGATTGGAATGCTGTTTAATTTCGGATCAAAAAGCCTGGAATTCAAGCGCTTGTTAAATTCAAAATTTATTCCCAATAAGCTAAATCATTAAACTGACTTAATCATATTTCAAGATTTTATATCTGCATTTATATACACTTCCCTTGACTCTTGGTATCATTATTTGTATTCTTATGTGTATAAACCGGCTTGTTTATACCCGAACCCGGAAGCTACTTTGTAAAAAATAAATATCCATGTTCCGACATTTTTTTGTACAGGCATGTTTGTAAAAAGGTGATTTTATGGAAGAACTAATCGTCTCGGTTATGATAATCG is part of the Fibrobacter sp. genome and harbors:
- a CDS encoding GxxExxY protein codes for the protein MINENYKYSALTEAIIGCAFEVHKILGNGFQEVIYQRALENEFALRNIKAIRELEMGVFYKGKSIGTRRVDFLVENVISVEIKAAVKLEDVHFAQAINYLEAYNLEIGMLFNFGSKSLEFKRLLNSKFIPNKLNH